One genomic region from Rosa rugosa chromosome 1, drRosRugo1.1, whole genome shotgun sequence encodes:
- the LOC133726833 gene encoding nudix hydrolase 13, mitochondrial isoform X1, with translation MSSVLARTGRHRQRYENNFRLVSGCIPYRITEDINDEDHSNNTHIENKIQVLMVSSPDRDDRVFPKGGWEDDETVLEAACREAFEEAGVKGTLRQETPLGVWEFRSKSRQNMCSLEGGCRGYMFALEVTEELDTWPEQQNRDREWLNIKEAFRVCRYEWMRRALEQFLRVMASDKDDDDDGTVGKAAVVLPADEVVVDDQIMNQMTELSGEYDDHENTLEDLIEPEPCGPRPAMISMPMPLPSPVLSLPLSSSNVRS, from the exons ATGTCATCTGTTCTAGCACGAACAGGGCGACATCGCCAACGTTATGAGAACAATTTTCGCCTTGTTTCTGG ATGTATCCCTTACCGGATAACAGAAGACATCAATGATGAGGATCATAGCAACAATACCCATATTGAAAACAAGATACAAGTTCTCATGGTTTCTTCACCTGACCGCGACGACCGAGTGTTCCCAAAA GGTGGATGGGAGGATGATGAGACTGTTTTAGAAGCTGCTTGTCGGGAAGCCTTCGAGGAAGCAGGGGTGAAAGGAACACTAAGA CAGGAAACTCCTCTGGGAGTTTGGGAGTTCAGAAGCAAAAGTAGGCAGAACATGTGCAGCCTGGAAGGAGGCTGCAGAGGCTACATGTTTGCATTAGAGGTAACTGAAGAGCTTGACACCTGGCCAGAGCAGCAAAACCGTGATAGAGAATGG CTAAACATAAAGGAGGCATTTAGAGTGTGCCGGTATGAATGGATGCGTAGGGCACTGGAGCAGTTTCTGAGAGTTATGGCGTCAgataaggatgatgatgatgatggtacTGTGGGAAAAGCAGCTGTAGTACTACCAGCTGATGAAGTAGTAGTGGATGATCAGATCATGAATCAGATGACAGAATTATCAGGAGAGTACGATGATCATGAGAATACATTAGAGGACTTAATTGAGCCCGAACCTTGTGGTCCTCGTCCGGCCATGATCTCCATGCCAATGCCCTTGCCGTCGCCGGTGTTATCGTTGCCATTGTCATCCAGCAACGTCAGATCATGA
- the LOC133726832 gene encoding potassium transporter 4: MEPEAATSTPPRPRRPPQLSWVNLSRNLLLAYQSLGVVYGDLSTSPLYVYTSTFLGKLQNHHNEEVIFGAFSLIFWTLTLMPLLKYVFILLSADDNGEGGTFALYSLLCRHAKFSLLPNQQAADEELSAYKYGPSSQVAASSPLKRFLEKHKRLRTALLVVVLLGASMVIGDGVLTPAISVLSSVSGLQVTQEKLTDAELLLLACVILVGLFALQHCGTHRVAFLFAPIVIIWLISIFSIGLYNTIHWNPAIIRALSPYYMIKFFRETGKDGWISLGGILLSITGTEAMFADLGHFTALSIRIAFAFFVYPCLVVQYMGQAAFLSKHPDSIRYSFYDSIPDPVFWPIFVVATLASIVGSQAVITATFSIIKQCHALGCFPRVKVVHTSKHIYGQIYIPEINWILMILTLAITIGFQDTTLIGNAYGLACMMVMFVTTFLMALVIIFVWQKSVVVAAVFLVFFWFIEGVYLSAALMKVPQGGWVPFVLSFIFMIIMYVWHYGTRKKYNYDLHNKVSLKWLLGLGPSLGIVRVPGIGLIYSELATGVPAIFSHFVTNLPAFHKVLVFVCVKSVPVPSVSPEERFLIGRICPRPYRMYRCIVRYGYKDIQRDDGDFENQLIQSIAEFIQMEAVEPQFSSSENSSFDGRMAVISTRTVQSSSSLLVSEQEDFGVSDSIQSSKSLTLRSLGSVYDDENPQIRRRQVRFQLPSNPGMDRAVREELMDLIQAKEAGVAYIMGHSYVKARRSSSCLKKLVIDMGYSFLRKNCRGPSVALNIPHISLIEVGMIYYV; the protein is encoded by the exons ATGGAGCCAGAGGCTGCAACTTCGACCCCTCCCCGTCCCAGACGCCCTCCTCAG CTTTCATGGGTCAATCTCTCCAGAAATCTATTACTTGCATATCAGAGCCTTGGTGTCGTTTATGGGGACCTCAGTACTTCTCCTCTCTATGTTTATACTAGCACATTTCTAGGGAAGTTGCAGAACCATCACAATGAGGAAGTGATATTTGGTGCATTTTCCTTAATTTTTTGGACCCTTACACTGATGCCCTTGCTGAAGTATGTCTTTATCCTATTGAGTGCAGACGATAATGGTGAAG GTGGGACATTTGCTCTTTACTCATTGCTTTGCCGCCATGCAAAGTTTAGTTTACTTCCCAACCAACAAGCAGCTGATGAGGAACTCTCAGCCTACAAATATGGTCCCTCGTCACAGGTTGCAGCTTCTTCCCCTTTGAAGAGATTTTTGGAAAAGCATAAAAGGTTACGAACGGCCCTACTGGTTGTGGTATTGTTAGGTGCTTCCATGGTCATAGGAGATGGCGTGCTCACTCCAGCAATTTCAG TTTTGTCATCAGTATCAGGGTTACAAGTTACACAGGAGAAATTAACAGATG CTGAACTCCTCTTGCTTGCCTGTGTGATTTTGGTTGGACTGTTTGCTCTGCAGCATTGCGGTACCCACAGGGTGGCATTTCTGTTTGCACCAATTGTAATAATCTGGTTGATATCGATATTTTCCATTGGGCTGTACAACACAATACATTGGAACCCAGCTATTATTCGTGCATTATCGCCATATTACATGATCAAGTTTTTCAGGGAGACCGGTAAAGATGGCTGGATTTCTCTTGGTGGGATTCTTCTCTCCATAACTG GTACTGAAGCTATGTTTGCAGATCTTGGTCATTTCACTGCCTTATCGATAAGA ATTGCATTTGCATTCTTTGTGTATCCTTGTTTGGTAGTACAATACATGGGTCAAGCTGCTTTTCTGTCTAAACATCCCGACTCCATTCGTTACAGTTTCTATGACTCAATACCTG ATCCAGTATTTTGGCCCATCTTTGTTGTTGCCACACTTGCATCTATTGTTGGGAGCCAGGCTGTTATAACTGCAACTTTCTCCATCATCAAGCAATGTCATGCCCTTGGTTGCTTCCCTCGAGTCAAAGTTGTCCACACCTCAAAACATATATATGGGCAGATCTATATCCCAGAAATTAATTGGATACTCATGATTCTTACACTTGCCATAACTATTGGATTTCAAGACACTACTTTAATTGGAAATGCTTATG GGCTTGCTTGCATGATGGTTATGTTTGTCACGACATTCCTTATGGCACTTGTAATAATCTTTGTTTGGCAAAAAAGTGTGGTTGTGGCTGCAGTTTTCCTGGTTTTCTTCTGGTTCATTGAGGGAGTCTACTTATCAGCAGCACTCATGAAAGTGCCTCAGGGAGGATGGGTTCCTTTTGTGCTGTCATTCATCTTCATGATTATCATGTATGTCTGGCATTATGGTACACGGAAGAAGTATAACTATGATCTGCACAACAAAGTTTCATTAAAATGGTTACTTGGCCTTGGCCCCAGCCTTGGTATAGTGCGCGTGCCTGGGATAGGCCTCATATACTCAGAGTTGGCAACAGGAGTCCCGGCAATATTTTCTCACTTTGTAACAAATCTTCCTGCCTTCCACAAGGTGTTGGTTTTTGTTTGTGTAAAATCAGTTCCAGTTCCAAGTGTTTCACCTGAAGAGCGATTCCTCATTGGCCGGATTTGTCCAAGACCTTATCGTATGTATAGGTGCATCGTGAGGTATGGGTACAAGGACATTCAACGGGATGATGGAGACTTTGAGAACCAGCTCATACAAAGCATAGCAGAGTTCATCCAGATGGAAGCCGTGGAACCACAATTCTCAAGCTCTGAAAACTCGTCATTTGATGGAAGGATGGCTGTTATAAGCACCAGAACAGTGCAATCAAGTTCGAGCTTACTAGTTTCTGAGCAAGAGGATTTTGGTGTGAGCGACTCCATCCAAAGCAGCAAATCTTTAACCCTCCGCAGTCTTGGGTCAGTTTATGATGATGAGAACCCTCAAATTAGGAGGCGCCAAGTCAGGTTTCAGTTACCCTCAAACCCCGGTATGGATCGTGCAGTAAGGGAAGAGCTTATGGATTTAATTCAGGCCAAGGAAGCAGGGGTTGCTTATATAATGGGGCATTCCTATGTGAAGGCGAGGAGGTCATCTTCGTGTTTGAAGAAGCTTGTGATCGATATGGGGTATTCTTTTCTTAGGAAGAACTGCAGGGGTCCTTCTGTGGCACTCAACATTCCTCACATCAGTCTTATTGAAGTTGGCATGATATACTATGTCTAA
- the LOC133726833 gene encoding nudix hydrolase 13, mitochondrial isoform X2, with amino-acid sequence MSSVLARTGRHRQRYENNFRLVSGCIPYRITEDINDEDHSNNTHIENKIQVLMVSSPDRDDRVFPKGGWEDDETVLEAACREAFEEAGVKGTLRETPLGVWEFRSKSRQNMCSLEGGCRGYMFALEVTEELDTWPEQQNRDREWLNIKEAFRVCRYEWMRRALEQFLRVMASDKDDDDDGTVGKAAVVLPADEVVVDDQIMNQMTELSGEYDDHENTLEDLIEPEPCGPRPAMISMPMPLPSPVLSLPLSSSNVRS; translated from the exons ATGTCATCTGTTCTAGCACGAACAGGGCGACATCGCCAACGTTATGAGAACAATTTTCGCCTTGTTTCTGG ATGTATCCCTTACCGGATAACAGAAGACATCAATGATGAGGATCATAGCAACAATACCCATATTGAAAACAAGATACAAGTTCTCATGGTTTCTTCACCTGACCGCGACGACCGAGTGTTCCCAAAA GGTGGATGGGAGGATGATGAGACTGTTTTAGAAGCTGCTTGTCGGGAAGCCTTCGAGGAAGCAGGGGTGAAAGGAACACTAAGA GAAACTCCTCTGGGAGTTTGGGAGTTCAGAAGCAAAAGTAGGCAGAACATGTGCAGCCTGGAAGGAGGCTGCAGAGGCTACATGTTTGCATTAGAGGTAACTGAAGAGCTTGACACCTGGCCAGAGCAGCAAAACCGTGATAGAGAATGG CTAAACATAAAGGAGGCATTTAGAGTGTGCCGGTATGAATGGATGCGTAGGGCACTGGAGCAGTTTCTGAGAGTTATGGCGTCAgataaggatgatgatgatgatggtacTGTGGGAAAAGCAGCTGTAGTACTACCAGCTGATGAAGTAGTAGTGGATGATCAGATCATGAATCAGATGACAGAATTATCAGGAGAGTACGATGATCATGAGAATACATTAGAGGACTTAATTGAGCCCGAACCTTGTGGTCCTCGTCCGGCCATGATCTCCATGCCAATGCCCTTGCCGTCGCCGGTGTTATCGTTGCCATTGTCATCCAGCAACGTCAGATCATGA
- the LOC133726834 gene encoding non-specific lipid transfer protein GPI-anchored 30, with protein sequence MEMKSWACFCVSVVVLLFVNSINNVVAQDTSCLNELAPCLNYLNGTRHPPDDCCNPLKSVIKSKPKCLCSMISNRGTTKAEQAGINITEAQQLPARCGQHVNPISCLSIKSKPASLSLKSNKSVPNSANIYSLPSRASMVATALFLQII encoded by the exons ATGGAAATGAAGTCTTGGGCATGCTTTTGTGTTTCTGTTGTAGTGCTACTGTTTGTCAATAGTATTAATAATGTTGTGGCGCAGGACACATCATGCCTAAACGAGCTTGCTCCTTGCCTAAACTACCTTAATGGAACCCGACACCCACCAGACGATTGTTGCAATCCTCTGAAGTCGGTGATCAAGTCGAAGCCAAAATGCTTGTGTAGTATGATAAGCAACCGGGGCACCACTAAAGCCGAGCAAGCCGGCATCAATATCACCGAGGCTCAGCAATTGCCGGCAAGATGCGGTCAACACGTCAACCCCATCTCTTGCCTTTCAATTAAAAGTAAGCCGGCCTCCCTCTCCCTA AAGTCCAACAAGTCAGTTCCGAATTCTGCAAATATCTATTCATTGCCTTCTCGTGCAAGTATGGTGGCCACAGCGTTGTTTCTTCAGATTATATAA